AAAATGACCCTTCTTTCTCTATCACCATTTTCAACTCTTCGGAGCTCGCAGCATAGTAAGGAGCGTTGAAAGCATCGATCTTCTCTTCCTCGATGATACCCTTaagatggagaaaaataaACGCGGCACCTTTTAGTTATGACTTACTGAGGATTTcttctaggtttttttttttttttttttaatctattgaTCCAATAATCTATCGATCTTGTTGGATCAAACCTAAGATTTAACATTAGttttgatcatatatattatctagAAAATCGTTTGAAATAATCATGAATGGTTTTAGAGGAAAATCTAGGCTACAATATATTGAGTTCTAAATAGTTATGTTGAAATATAGagaaatcaagattttttttttcagaaatcaagaaactagTTTAAATTACCAAAACATTATTAACTATTTTGTAATTATGAGGAGGGTAAAATGTTTTACTGCCATACCTTGCTTCTTTATCAAGAGAAAAAACCGGgaactaattaataaatatgttttttcataagtattcgtttttttctccaaaacttAATTGATTGCGTAAATATATAGTAAGAATTTAGCTAGTATTTGGCACTACAAATAATTTCTATATGGTATATATCAAATCTATTTGTATATGATAAAATCTTTGTTGACTAACTTAAGTAATTTGAGAAACCgcaagaaatttggaaaagaaCACATGGGCCACATTACTAGCTAGGACTTAATTGGTCAAGTAACGTGACATGGTCAGATCCTTTTAGAATATGAGCCATTTATAACCGAAAGAGACTTACATGTTagttataaataaatgtaaacaTATGTACACCACTATACCTCTTTGGCCATGGACATAAGAGCTTGAGCTAGGAGTTCCCATTGATAGCAACTCTCTTCGGTTGTGGGATCCAGTGATCTTCTACCAAGGAACGATAAAACCATTCGGCCTCCCGGGACCAACTCCTCAGATCGCGATCTCaaaaaaacccagaaatcagTTTGGAATTGAAGAGCATAAGCTTTATGTGCACTCTTAGGACTTGTCTTTGATATGTATATTTTCCCCATGTTTTCTAAATCAGCTGTTATTGTCCTGTCTTCCTTCTCCGCCTCACGACATGGaaccttaaaaatatatggatGATAATTCAACTTGTTAGCAACTTAGCATGTCTATTTGTGATAGTTTTGATAAACTGACAAGCTTATGTGGACCACTAggtttctgtttttatgttGGTTTCTCAAATGAGAAAGATTCCCACGCACTAAAAGGTATATCACTTGCGTAATATTTTTAGGTGCTGTTTCGTGAATTACTAcgtttattttgaaaaaatattgcGATATTCATtaactttttctgtttttttttttcttttgtgtaatCACAACAAGTAATTAAGAATAGagaattttcttctcttaattttctgaatatataaattttagtttttttaaaaattgtcaTAACTTTGATATTCCGGTCATAACTCATAATATTAGatttgaaatttcatttttcagaATGATAGATGgcacttttttcttaaagttcGTAATTGTTTAACACTAATAAGGGGTACGGTGAAATTTTTTGCATAGAGAAACAATACACACCTGAGATAACCAATGTAAACTAGAAGAAGAATGCACAAAGTGAAGGCTCCGGCGAGGAAACAAACGTCCGTAGAACGAACCTGGGACGGCCGACACAAAACACGATTCTCCTCCTCCACGACCGAACCCTAAACCCTCCTTGTTATTATTAACCCGGTCGTAAAACTCTGGCAAAGAAGCACATATGTAGTTGAAGTCATTGCTAGGGAGGTCGTTCAGAGAGACTCTGAGCTCAGGGACAGGACGGTCGAGGTCAGGACACAAGTTGTGGATCGTGTCAACTATGTTGGAGATGGACAAGAGACTGTTCGGACCGGAGGAGCAGCCTAAGTCGGCGATTCCAATGCTCGAAATCTCTGAATTGCTCATCATTAACTTCTTCAAGGCCTCGTCCATTACTCTTCTGCCTAGAGATATTATGTTACTCTGCGAGATCACATAATCAGTATACACTTGTCATTATTATTACAGTTCTAGAACCAAATTATGTTTAAGTTATAACAATAATTCACTCGTATGTATGTGTACACGAGAATATAATGcatatttatatcaaaatgATCAACCTGAGCGGTGGAGTTCTTGGCATAACTCGTTTCACCGTTTCCTTTGTTCATGTGAAGAACTCGCATTACCTccatctctctccctctctcgcTCTTtgtgtctctttctttttgatgaAGCAGAAGGTTAATGAATATAGTAAGTGATGTTGGGTCGATATATATAAGGAAAGAGGTGTTGTAAACGATTAGAGTTTTGACAGCCAcatgaatctttttattttttggtttttaattggTATAAACTACATGCATCTTATGGACGTGCGTTGGGTGCATCTCTCTCTCCACACACACATATAAACATACGATGGTCCCTTttacgaatttttttttatattaacaaGTAAGTTAATCGGTATCCACACGCAGTTAATTAGTTCAACCTGGATTTTAGAAAATTGAGTAAACTCTAGTGACTTTGAGTTTTAATCCGCGCGCAAAAGTCATAAAGTAACTCATTTTCAAAAACCGGGAATAGtctttggtttgatgaaattTATCAGGCAAGAATtctgtgaaaaagaaaaaacaaaaattaaaaattaggtaccattatatatatgtccAATAGTTAATATCATGTAAGTCGAGTACGAAGATAAATTCTTATTAACCACTGCTGATTTCATATGATTTCCGCGGATTCCATGAAGTAGTTTAGATATACAATCCTAGATTTCAATCATAAAAGTTGCAAAATTAATTCTACAGCAGAAAATAGTTGTACAACATTTTAGTCCGGAAAACAAGAAGCAATGGCAAGGCTCATGGAAATGGGTATCTGTCCACTTAGAATTTGTTCTTAGTCTTATCAGTACTAACCgataatatattatcaaaaaatacatattataaGAAGATTAAGTCTCATCTAGCGGTCGATGGTAAAACAATGGAAATTGTTGATAAGGAAAAACTGAATTAAATGAGccctttttttaataatatatattttcatgtgaatatataccaaaaatatGTGTCTTTCAACAAAGCATAATGTTAACAAAAATGTTCTATGTATCATTTCTTGGAtatgtaaacttttttttttctctcgttAGGTCTACACAATTTAAAGACTTGGATATTATTTTGTGATTACAACGACAATGTATCCATTTCAGAATCATTTTTGACGGTTGACACTTATAAAAGGcttgttatatataattcaagCTCTGGCCTTTTTTAGTAAGAAAAacttattaagaaaaaattcaaaacgAATTTTGGAATTTCGAACTGCAGGcatttatacaattataacTAAACTTCTTGATTGATTCGAACCGATGAAGGATTCGTTTTAATTGACTGTCAACATCTATTTAGGTAGTTAACACTCAATTTATCAGCGCTAATAAAGTACTAGTTGACATTCAGCTTCTGTTTTAAGATCGttgtaatatattaatacaaggcttcttatatataaacacatatttttcagtaacataattaagaaaaaaatatctaaaacaaatttctGAATTTTCGACTAATCGTAATAGACAAACCATAATATACAAGTACTTGAATCTAACTGATGTGTCAAAGGATTTGTCGTAATCGACTACGTGCTGATATTTTAAACGTTTATATTGTAAATGTTAGGTTCTAGCTCTCTAATTGGGTTTGTCTTCTCAAGTTTTTAAGGTAGGCAAGAATATCAGATTAGGTCTCTTGTACGTTTCAATTTTCTGAGCAGCAATATGGTCccaacataaataaaacaaaaatcatttaatatgTACACAGTTAGATTTTATGCCATTGacatttatcattttaaatattacaTGAATAATatgttatgaaaaaaatactttgAATATCTTCACGTATGTAAATGTATCTCTATACtgtatatcaaattttaaatattataaattaatcgattttttataataattaattgtaGGGTTTAATAATGTCAACACATAAGAGTTCCTGACCGACTTTTGAAAGAATCCGCGTGATAAACACAAGACAGAGGCCCGACTCAATAGTAGAAATATACGAGATTAAGGCATATGATATAAAGTCTTAATCTAAAGAATATAGACCGAATAAAGATCcgtgtttattattttaaaaaggaaaactttCACGTTTGGACCACGGCATATGGTTCGTGGAacatttgatttcaaattatattcGAACTATATCCGAAGAATATGAGAAGACATTATTTTGTCacgtttatgttttctattcCGCAATAGATACGGCTTATGGTTTTGGTATAGTTCAATCTATcaacttttaaaacttttttttttttttgcaaacaaATGAAGATACTAAGCCATGCACTCCTTAATTTGACTCTAGATAGGCAatgcattttcattttcaggaGTATACtaataatatgtaaaaataacCAAGGAATTGTCGTGAACCACGTGGCCGTTGCTGCCAAGTAATTTTCGGACGCGAATAGATTGCCAAATGAAGTAGTAATATCACGTGAACATTCTGCTTCACGTTCTGACGATGAGCCTCGTTTCTCCTTATATATGTTGGATTATTgtctatgtatatatgtatacagacttcattttgatatatttatgtattttttgttttcacgtCTTACAAAATCTTTCATACCTTATATCTGCTAAATTCCATTCAAGCAATGTTTTAACTTACAGACTTACagtgaatcatatatattatagtttaaTAAGTCTAAaaggtaaaataaaatatccaTTATCTAAAATCATAGTAAAATCCATTCAAGCAATGTTTCTCCATCATCTATTTTACTTTCGGTGGTAAAATTTCACGCTTTTGTTATGTGTACTTTACTAGAGACACAATGTTGTTTTAGAGAAAGGTAGATAcccaaattttattaaagtaTGATACCTAATACATCTCCAGTCACATGATTCACTTACTACTTAGTGAATATGATCATGTCTGGATtgatttatgttaaaaatattgaagtacttctaaatatttgaatgtGACATAAAATTAACCTTTAAATATAGatgatggagaaagaaaagactcAAGGTCCAGCTAGTGTTTGTCTACCCTGTTTGATGAGTTCAGTCTGTTCAGACTTCAGAGGGAAACAACTATCAAAGAATAGgcaaaaaaacatgtttctgGTATGATAATAATTCGGCACATACGTAGCACAAAGCTCTAATTTATTCATGATTGTACCACGATTTTCAACTAATCTTAGATATTTcaatttgtaatatattaaaaaatgattcaactaaagcaaaaaaaatcaaaagttgatACCCAATTTAGTAATACTAGGTAAGTTACCTTCCATGATACTGAATTCTagtgttttatataattgtgaTATCACTTTTTGTATGCAAATATGCAATATACGTTCCTGTTTAGTAAAATAATCATCTTTTCACTAAACACTATTTAAATCACTGAAGTTCAGtccttctcattctctttttctctaatCTCTTTACTCTTCAACAATTatgtcattaaaaattaatacatgGAAGAAGCTAGAGACGAAATGGCCAAATGGGTATgctttgaaatttaaaatgctattaaaacttttaagaatattatttattgacttgtttgattttaattggatGTTGATGTGAGTTAGTCCACATGTCAATTTCACAATTTGGTTGagttctaaaacaaaacatcttttgatttgaaaattttgtagaTACAAATGTGTTCTCTTTAAAACCATTATAGTACAAAACCTCTTAATCGCGAACCAAATTACTtgcataaaataaaacatttttgatttgaaaattttgtggaTACAAATGTGTTCTCTTTAAAACCATTATAGTACAAAACCTCTTAATCGCGAACCAAATTACTtgcataaaataaaacatttttgatttgaaaattttgtggaTACAAATGTGTTCTCTTTAAAACCATTATAGTACAAAACCTCTTAATCGCGAACCAAATTACTtgcataaaataaaacatttttgatttgaaaattttgtggaTACAAATGTGTTCTCTTTAAAACCCTtctacatatttttattgtgGTTGAAAAAGACAGTCGCTATCATATTCTTTAAGTCCGGTTTAAATTTGATAGAGTGgtttaaaccaaataaataagtGATAGAGACTCATCATGATGACCTAATTgctaaatattgttttgtcaaaTCCTATTGTACTATTTGAAGATTCGATTCACATTATTTCACTAGTTAGTTGAGCCTAATTCAAAGTTTGCAACTCATATAGTAAAAAAGAAAGCGATATTTTGTGGCATTGTAGTACATGAATCCTCATTTTTAGAGAAGATTGTATCATTGGACAGGTAAAAGGGAGAACAAACTGTACTTGGAACTTGTGACGAGTCCTTTGTTTGGTCGTATAAACATGTGGATGGTCGATGAGTCCCCTTTCCTCTAACATGCAAGACcatcttttatatatctatttctGACATCAAACTATACATTATACAATTCATGTCACCACTcagatttgatatttttgatcattcttttttctttttttacttttgaaccTCCAATACAGAATCCAATGTCCCAAACACCAATTAATCACACTATCCAATAGTATcaaacaaattcaacaaaaaagagatgaaattgaaatctcattgcaagtttttttcttatatttatatacattagGTTTCAACAGAGATATTTGCTTTCAGACCTACTTGTGTCAATGTTCATGGTTTTTAATCAGATCCCTGAACAAGCAATATTTGCTAATTACCTCCCAAGCTTGAGTTCTTCACCAGCAGAACTTCTTTCTCTGCATCATCTTCCCAACATTAGTACATACTTACCGACTTATAAGGACAGCAAAACTAGCTACGAAAGGAGACTAACCCGGCACTTAGCTTCCTTTTGCCGGTCTATGTAACCCAAAAGTTCTTCTTGCCTTATTAAAGCCTCATGTAATGCCTGCTCATCAACACCGATATTCGGTTATTACAAGGTTCATAATGACTC
This sequence is a window from Arabidopsis thaliana chromosome 1 sequence. Protein-coding genes within it:
- the JMT gene encoding jasmonic acid carboxyl methyltransferase (jasmonic acid carboxyl methyltransferase (JMT); CONTAINS InterPro DOMAIN/s: SAM dependent carboxyl methyltransferase (InterPro:IPR005299); BEST Arabidopsis thaliana protein match is: S-adenosyl-L-methionine-dependent methyltransferases superfamily protein (TAIR:AT3G11480.1); Has 890 Blast hits to 871 proteins in 121 species: Archae - 0; Bacteria - 61; Metazoa - 9; Fungi - 5; Plants - 740; Viruses - 0; Other Eukaryotes - 75 (source: NCBI BLink).), which translates into the protein MEVMRVLHMNKGNGETSYAKNSTAQSNIISLGRRVMDEALKKLMMSNSEISSIGIADLGCSSGPNSLLSISNIVDTIHNLCPDLDRPVPELRVSLNDLPSNDFNYICASLPEFYDRVNNNKEGLGFGRGGGESCFVSAVPGSFYGRLFPRRSLHFVHSSSSLHWLSQVPCREAEKEDRTITADLENMGKIYISKTSPKSAHKAYALQFQTDFWVFLRSRSEELVPGGRMVLSFLGRRSLDPTTEESCYQWELLAQALMSMAKEGIIEEEKIDAFNAPYYAASSEELKMVIEKEGSFSIDRLEISPIDWEGGSISEESYDLVIRSKPEALASGRRVSNTIRAVVEPMLEPTFGENVMDELFERYAKIVGEYFYVSSPRYAIVILSLVRAG